A single region of the Chitinophaga niabensis genome encodes:
- a CDS encoding TonB-dependent receptor — MQRFHTLKFLLYGKLTFALCMMAFMQVRASAFAQLVTLNVKNTSIEVVLKELKRQSGYKLLYNDAQLASTKPVSISVEKATVEEVLDLCFAGQPLDYAIRENTIVVKPRSNSAQQVFSVKGKVVGESQEPLPGVNIAVKGTSKGTVTREDGSYVLSVPLGTETLVFSFIGYISQEIPIQRRSTVDAKLAVENKALTTLVVVGYGVQKKATLTGSVAAVTNAEINTTKNENVLNMLTGKVPGLRIVQNSSEPGSFDNNFDIRGFGAPLMIIDGIPRDNIARLDPNDIENISVLKDASAAVYGVRAANGVILVTTKRGKIGRQLTYNGSYTWQKPSGLPRSLDAIGYMTLVNEKLMHNVNGGRLAYTDADFDAYRNGSKQSTDWYTPTIKDVVPQMQHNLNASGGSEDISYYVSLGYTEQQGFLRSGDLNYKRYNVRSNITGKVTRDITVDLNINGIFDQKNQPYQDSWWIIRSFWRQNPLEPVYANNNPDYLAHTPVDGTNPVAMSNKDISGYKQFLNRWFQSSVSATYQVPFLAGLKFKGMYSYDYNSYTNKLYQREYNQYTYDAASNAYTARPQQSPSSLRREYYERPNSLFQLSASYDHKFNSVHDVSALILYENSVRSGDNFYAMRELSLAVDQLMAGNSTNQQGNMSSSLNDLYRNANRALVGRINYAFKSKYLLEASFRRDGSSKFPGDKQFGFFPGVSAGWRVSEEGFWKNSPALRMIDNLKIRASYGELGDDGAAAYQFITGYTYPASGDNNQLPPGHIFDDEFINGLQSKGIPNPFITWFVAKTTNFGIDINAWRGMLGLTVDIFRRDGTGLLTTRAQSLPGVVGANLPQENLNSNRSQGIELEINHGNKIGDFEYYAKAIYSYTRTRNRFVERSAAGNSYENWRQNSNNRFNNARWGLGAGGRFESWQSILDSKNYVGRGTLPGDYAYEDWNGDGMISDLDVHPIAYNGIPLVNYGLMLGGSWKGVDFNCLFQGSDMVNIGYNEQLRESLWGGGSGLALFLDRWHPADPKADPYDPNTQWIPGKYGYTGTVPDENSAFNVQNAAYLRLKSAEVGYSLPERIATRIGLKGVRAFVNGYNLITITDIKYVDPEHPATLYSYLYPLNRTFSVGLNVKF; from the coding sequence ATGCAACGGTTCCACACATTGAAATTCCTATTATACGGAAAGCTGACTTTCGCGTTATGCATGATGGCATTCATGCAAGTGAGGGCATCTGCATTTGCCCAATTGGTCACGCTGAACGTAAAGAACACTTCCATTGAAGTAGTGTTGAAAGAACTGAAAAGACAAAGCGGTTACAAGCTGCTGTACAATGATGCCCAGCTGGCATCCACCAAACCTGTCAGCATTTCCGTTGAAAAGGCTACGGTGGAAGAAGTGCTGGACCTCTGTTTTGCAGGTCAGCCGCTGGATTATGCCATCCGTGAAAATACGATCGTGGTGAAGCCCAGGAGCAATAGTGCTCAGCAGGTTTTCTCCGTGAAGGGAAAAGTGGTGGGAGAGAGCCAGGAGCCGCTTCCTGGTGTGAATATAGCAGTAAAAGGTACTTCCAAAGGTACAGTTACCCGTGAGGATGGAAGCTATGTGCTATCAGTGCCGCTGGGAACTGAAACACTTGTGTTCTCTTTCATCGGATACATTAGCCAGGAAATACCTATTCAGAGGCGGTCTACCGTTGATGCGAAATTAGCGGTGGAAAACAAGGCACTGACTACACTGGTGGTAGTGGGTTATGGTGTGCAAAAGAAAGCCACCCTTACCGGATCTGTGGCGGCAGTTACCAATGCAGAGATCAATACCACTAAAAACGAAAATGTGCTGAATATGCTAACGGGTAAAGTTCCCGGTCTCCGCATTGTACAGAATAGCAGTGAACCGGGCTCTTTCGACAATAACTTCGATATCCGTGGTTTTGGTGCGCCGCTCATGATCATAGATGGTATTCCCCGCGATAACATTGCGCGCCTCGATCCTAACGATATAGAAAATATTTCGGTACTGAAAGATGCATCTGCTGCTGTATATGGCGTACGTGCCGCAAATGGCGTGATACTGGTGACCACCAAACGTGGTAAGATAGGACGCCAGCTTACCTACAACGGAAGCTATACCTGGCAAAAACCTTCCGGCCTGCCGCGCTCCCTGGATGCGATCGGTTATATGACCCTCGTGAATGAGAAGCTGATGCATAATGTAAATGGCGGCCGCCTGGCATATACCGATGCTGATTTCGACGCTTACCGTAATGGTTCCAAACAAAGTACGGACTGGTATACGCCTACCATAAAGGATGTGGTTCCGCAGATGCAACACAACCTCAATGCTTCCGGTGGCAGTGAAGATATCAGTTATTATGTGAGCCTCGGATACACAGAACAGCAGGGTTTCCTCAGAAGCGGTGATCTTAATTATAAACGCTATAACGTACGCTCCAATATTACCGGCAAAGTAACACGGGATATTACTGTAGACCTAAACATAAACGGCATCTTCGATCAGAAGAACCAGCCCTACCAGGATAGCTGGTGGATCATCCGTTCCTTCTGGCGCCAGAATCCACTCGAGCCGGTATATGCTAACAATAATCCTGACTATTTAGCACATACGCCTGTAGATGGTACGAACCCGGTGGCTATGTCAAATAAAGATATCTCAGGGTATAAACAATTCCTGAACAGGTGGTTCCAGTCATCTGTATCCGCTACTTACCAGGTGCCTTTTCTTGCCGGGTTAAAGTTTAAAGGGATGTACAGCTACGATTACAACAGCTACACCAATAAACTCTATCAAAGGGAATACAATCAATATACTTATGATGCGGCTTCGAATGCTTATACCGCAAGGCCACAGCAATCACCTTCCAGTTTACGAAGGGAATACTATGAGCGGCCTAACAGTTTGTTCCAGCTGTCTGCCAGTTATGATCATAAGTTCAACTCAGTGCATGATGTGAGCGCGTTGATATTGTACGAGAACAGTGTGCGTTCAGGAGATAACTTCTACGCTATGCGGGAACTTTCCCTGGCAGTGGATCAGTTAATGGCGGGCAACAGTACCAATCAGCAGGGGAATATGTCGTCTTCCCTCAATGATCTTTACCGCAATGCCAACCGTGCACTGGTAGGCAGAATAAATTATGCATTCAAATCCAAATACCTGCTGGAAGCAAGTTTTCGCCGTGATGGATCATCTAAATTCCCTGGAGATAAACAGTTTGGTTTCTTTCCGGGAGTGTCCGCAGGATGGAGGGTTTCAGAAGAAGGATTCTGGAAGAATAGTCCGGCATTACGCATGATCGATAACCTGAAGATCCGTGCGTCTTATGGTGAGTTGGGTGATGATGGGGCTGCTGCATACCAGTTTATTACAGGATACACTTATCCTGCTTCCGGCGACAATAACCAGCTGCCCCCGGGACATATCTTCGACGATGAGTTTATCAACGGGCTGCAAAGTAAAGGGATCCCCAATCCTTTCATTACCTGGTTCGTAGCTAAAACCACAAACTTTGGCATCGATATCAATGCATGGAGAGGAATGCTCGGCCTTACTGTGGATATCTTCCGCAGAGACGGAACAGGTTTGCTGACCACCCGTGCACAAAGCCTGCCGGGGGTTGTGGGAGCAAACCTTCCCCAGGAAAACCTCAACAGCAACCGCTCACAGGGGATAGAACTGGAGATCAACCATGGCAATAAAATAGGAGATTTCGAGTACTATGCGAAAGCCATCTATTCTTACACCCGTACCCGCAACCGTTTTGTAGAGCGTTCCGCAGCGGGTAATTCTTACGAGAACTGGCGGCAGAATTCTAATAACCGGTTTAATAATGCCCGATGGGGCCTTGGTGCCGGTGGCCGTTTTGAGTCCTGGCAAAGTATCCTGGACAGTAAGAATTATGTGGGAAGAGGTACGCTGCCCGGTGACTATGCTTATGAAGACTGGAATGGCGATGGTATGATCAGCGACCTTGATGTACACCCCATTGCTTATAACGGCATTCCCCTGGTTAATTATGGGCTTATGCTTGGAGGCTCCTGGAAAGGGGTGGACTTCAATTGCCTTTTCCAGGGTTCCGATATGGTGAATATCGGATATAATGAACAACTGCGTGAATCTTTATGGGGTGGTGGTAGCGGCCTGGCTTTGTTCCTGGACAGATGGCATCCAGCAGATCCCAAAGCTGATCCTTATGATCCGAATACACAATGGATACCCGGGAAGTATGGGTACACAGGTACTGTGCCTGATGAGAACTCTGCTTTCAACGTACAGAATGCTGCTTATTTAAGGCTGAAGAGTGCAGAGGTCGGTTATTCACTTCCTGAAAGGATAGCTACGAGGATAGGGCTTAAAGGTGTGAGGGCTTTTGTGAATGGATACAACCTGATCACCATCACTGATATAAAGTATGTAGACCCTGAGCACCCTGCTACTTTGTACAGCTACCTGTACCCACTCAACAGGACTTTCTCCGTAGGTCTGAACGTTAAATTTTAA
- a CDS encoding type 1 glutamine amidotransferase family protein, translating into MMRRTLIFVCSLCLSVTAMAQEKTAFQTSSAWTPEIDVRSDIAIVYGAGDRRGMTFEARVKSWRERGYQTHFMTGIAWGNYEDYFTGKWDGKNHFGIGQVEQDGDTIWHGRNVPYVVPESTFIAYMKEAIIKKVIDAGISHIHLEEPEFWARAGYSEVFKKEWQQYYGFPWQPQHTSPENTYLSSKLKYHLYYNAIKEVSEYAKAYGKQKGMDVKVYIPTHSLVNYSSWRIVSPEASLASLPSIDGYIAQVWTGTSREPTYFNGLRKERVFENAFLEYGSMISMTAPTGRKIFLLTDPIEDWPRDWGDYKRNYEATFTAKLLYPMVANYEVMPWPERIYTRPYKLPNSDSSILIPKYYSTQMQIMVNALNSMPETANRVSGVNGIGVLMGNSMMFQRFPTHQGFEDPQFSNFYGQTLPLVKLGIPVQTVHMENLPFEATLKDIKVLVMSYSNMKPMSAEVHQHLAAWVKKGGVLIYCGRDDDPYQSVQEWWNTKGNTFKAPSEHLFRLLGVKPEQSQARVGKGYVYIVREHPKEFVMNAAGEKSYVALVQKAYEESAKAGKLLFRNSLYVSRGMYDVVAVMDENNDQNPFVVKGPVIDLFDPTLPVLASKSVTPGKQALLLNVGRVKEPGKPQVLAAAARIYNEERKAGAYSFVAKSPAKTVNAMRILLPSAPKETVLHGPGGEKITPAATSWDESSKTVFLQFDNSPDGVKVEISY; encoded by the coding sequence ATGATGAGAAGAACGCTCATTTTTGTTTGCAGCTTATGCCTTTCTGTAACCGCAATGGCACAGGAGAAAACGGCCTTTCAGACCAGCAGTGCGTGGACCCCGGAAATAGATGTCCGTTCGGACATCGCAATCGTTTATGGTGCCGGCGACCGTCGCGGCATGACCTTCGAAGCGCGTGTGAAATCGTGGAGGGAAAGGGGATATCAGACCCACTTTATGACCGGCATTGCCTGGGGGAATTACGAAGATTACTTCACGGGTAAATGGGATGGAAAGAATCATTTCGGCATCGGGCAGGTAGAACAGGATGGGGATACGATCTGGCATGGCAGGAATGTGCCTTACGTAGTGCCGGAAAGTACTTTCATTGCTTACATGAAGGAGGCAATCATCAAGAAAGTGATAGATGCCGGTATCAGCCACATTCACCTGGAAGAGCCTGAGTTTTGGGCACGCGCTGGTTACAGTGAGGTTTTCAAGAAAGAATGGCAACAGTATTACGGGTTTCCCTGGCAGCCACAGCACACTTCGCCGGAGAATACTTACCTGTCCAGCAAGCTGAAGTATCACCTGTATTATAATGCTATCAAGGAAGTATCCGAATACGCCAAAGCGTATGGTAAGCAGAAGGGGATGGATGTAAAAGTGTATATTCCCACACATTCGCTGGTGAATTATTCTTCCTGGAGGATCGTTAGCCCGGAGGCAAGCCTGGCTTCTTTGCCAAGTATAGATGGTTACATCGCGCAGGTATGGACAGGCACCTCGCGTGAACCTACCTACTTCAATGGCCTGCGTAAGGAACGTGTATTCGAAAATGCATTCCTGGAGTATGGTTCCATGATCTCCATGACGGCACCTACCGGCCGTAAGATATTCCTGCTCACCGATCCGATCGAAGACTGGCCACGTGACTGGGGTGATTACAAGCGTAATTACGAAGCTACTTTTACAGCTAAACTGCTGTACCCAATGGTAGCGAACTATGAAGTAATGCCCTGGCCTGAACGGATCTACACCCGCCCTTATAAATTACCAAATAGTGATTCCAGTATCCTGATCCCGAAGTATTATTCAACCCAGATGCAGATCATGGTGAATGCGCTGAACAGTATGCCTGAAACAGCGAACAGGGTATCTGGTGTGAATGGCATCGGTGTGCTGATGGGTAATTCCATGATGTTCCAGCGCTTCCCGACCCACCAGGGATTTGAAGACCCGCAGTTCTCTAACTTCTATGGGCAAACGCTGCCTTTGGTTAAATTGGGAATTCCGGTTCAGACAGTGCATATGGAAAACCTGCCTTTCGAAGCAACGCTGAAAGATATTAAAGTGCTGGTGATGAGTTACTCTAACATGAAGCCAATGTCTGCCGAAGTCCATCAACACCTGGCGGCATGGGTGAAAAAAGGGGGAGTGCTTATTTATTGCGGGCGTGATGATGATCCTTATCAGTCTGTGCAGGAATGGTGGAATACAAAAGGTAATACTTTCAAGGCACCGTCAGAACATTTGTTCCGCCTGCTGGGAGTAAAACCTGAACAGTCGCAGGCCCGCGTGGGGAAAGGGTATGTATATATCGTACGGGAGCATCCTAAGGAGTTTGTGATGAATGCAGCCGGGGAGAAGTCCTATGTGGCGCTGGTGCAAAAGGCTTATGAAGAGAGTGCTAAGGCCGGTAAACTGTTGTTCAGGAATAGCCTTTATGTATCCAGGGGGATGTATGATGTGGTAGCGGTAATGGATGAAAATAATGACCAGAATCCTTTTGTTGTAAAGGGGCCGGTGATCGATCTCTTTGATCCTACACTTCCTGTGCTGGCGAGTAAATCTGTAACGCCGGGTAAACAGGCGCTATTGTTGAACGTAGGGAGGGTGAAGGAACCGGGCAAGCCACAGGTGCTTGCGGCTGCAGCACGGATTTACAATGAAGAAAGAAAAGCGGGGGCGTACAGCTTTGTTGCAAAAAGCCCTGCTAAAACGGTGAATGCTATGCGCATCCTGCTGCCGTCTGCGCCAAAGGAAACAGTACTGCATGGGCCGGGTGGTGAAAAGATAACGCCTGCCGCTACTTCCTGGGATGAATCTTCCAAAACTGTTTTTCTACAGTTTGATAATAGCCCTGATGGGGTGAAGGTGGAGATCAGTTACTAG
- a CDS encoding RNA polymerase sigma-70 factor — MGSANLQFHSDEELLLMLQSGEHHAFREIYKRYWDKLLYIAGKKLGDLSEAESIVQDVFVDLWQRRETLEIREQLAGYLVVAVRYRILNFLARQHKAEVYLRDTARSLSPADHSTEEWLGFEELKGWLEKIVAALPEKCQLAYRLRGEGYSQREIARYMKVSEKTVETHISRALKILRSGLGQLISRMWMLFF, encoded by the coding sequence ATGGGTTCCGCTAATTTACAATTCCACAGTGATGAGGAACTGTTGCTTATGCTGCAGAGCGGGGAACATCATGCTTTCCGGGAAATATATAAAAGGTACTGGGATAAACTGCTTTATATAGCAGGCAAAAAACTGGGCGATCTCTCTGAAGCAGAAAGCATTGTGCAAGACGTATTTGTTGACCTTTGGCAACGCCGTGAAACCCTGGAAATACGGGAGCAGCTGGCAGGATATCTTGTTGTGGCGGTAAGGTACCGCATCCTGAACTTCCTTGCCCGGCAGCATAAAGCCGAAGTTTATCTCCGGGATACCGCCCGCAGCTTATCTCCCGCAGACCATTCTACCGAAGAGTGGCTGGGGTTCGAGGAATTGAAGGGCTGGCTGGAGAAAATAGTGGCGGCTCTTCCTGAGAAGTGCCAGCTTGCTTACAGGCTCCGGGGGGAAGGGTACAGCCAGCGGGAAATAGCCCGGTACATGAAAGTTTCTGAAAAAACAGTGGAAACCCATATCAGCCGCGCTCTTAAGATCCTGCGTTCCGGCCTGGGGCAGCTTATCTCGCGGATGTGGATGTTATTCTTTTAA
- a CDS encoding DUF3823 domain-containing protein, producing the protein MKNKICHISFCILILLASGCTKKYDDYPEPAETLAGNIKDAGSKSNLQSEAGDRGMRLVLEELSWSSTPTPYYFFAMQDGSFRNTKIFKGNYRISVEGPFVPLVQYDGSGQVTVDKRKTMDIAGTTNVDFEVEPFLNVAWVGEPAYNATNKTISVQVRFTRGTANTAFHKNVTDVFLFVSPNNYVGNNNYDNKYSVQVNYGGTSGNDQLGQTVTLTTKDVLPGSRSFFLRVGARIDYGLKYYNYTTVKTINIP; encoded by the coding sequence ATGAAAAATAAGATCTGCCATATAAGTTTTTGTATATTGATATTGCTGGCCAGTGGCTGTACCAAGAAATATGATGATTATCCGGAGCCAGCTGAAACGCTCGCTGGCAATATAAAAGATGCAGGCTCCAAAAGTAACCTGCAATCTGAAGCTGGCGACAGGGGAATGCGCCTTGTACTGGAAGAGTTGAGCTGGAGCAGTACACCAACGCCTTATTATTTCTTCGCTATGCAGGACGGCTCTTTCCGCAATACAAAGATATTCAAAGGCAATTACCGCATTTCGGTGGAAGGACCTTTTGTACCACTTGTACAATACGATGGTTCCGGCCAGGTAACAGTGGATAAACGCAAGACCATGGATATTGCCGGAACCACCAATGTCGACTTTGAAGTGGAGCCATTTCTGAACGTAGCGTGGGTGGGAGAACCAGCTTATAATGCTACGAACAAAACTATCTCCGTTCAGGTAAGGTTTACACGTGGTACTGCCAACACTGCATTTCACAAGAATGTGACGGATGTGTTCCTCTTTGTAAGTCCTAATAATTACGTGGGTAATAATAACTACGATAACAAGTATTCTGTGCAGGTGAATTACGGTGGAACATCCGGTAACGATCAGCTGGGGCAAACCGTTACGCTCACTACGAAAGATGTACTCCCAGGTTCACGCTCCTTCTTCCTGCGGGTGGGAGCACGTATAGATTATGGCCTGAAGTATTACAACTATACAACGGTTAAAACCATCAATATACCATGA
- a CDS encoding RidA family protein → MGNLKIEHINPDGLIKNPAFTNVVTVQGNAKTIYIGEINANNEAGEVIGKDMKTQTEQVLKNIGTALQAAGADWENLIKWTIYVLQGQDIRPGFEAFQKIWGNRPNPPLITVMFVAALGRPEHLVGIEAIAVVP, encoded by the coding sequence ATGGGAAACTTAAAAATAGAACACATCAATCCGGATGGACTAATTAAGAATCCGGCATTCACTAATGTTGTTACCGTTCAGGGGAACGCAAAAACAATATATATAGGAGAGATCAATGCCAATAACGAAGCGGGAGAAGTTATCGGCAAAGACATGAAAACGCAGACGGAGCAAGTGCTGAAGAACATAGGCACTGCTTTGCAGGCGGCCGGCGCAGATTGGGAGAATTTAATTAAGTGGACGATCTATGTTCTGCAGGGGCAGGATATACGACCGGGGTTTGAAGCTTTTCAGAAGATTTGGGGAAACAGGCCCAACCCGCCATTAATAACTGTGATGTTTGTTGCAGCCCTTGGGCGGCCGGAACATTTGGTAGGCATAGAAGCTATTGCTGTTGTGCCTTAA
- a CDS encoding FecR family protein: MQDHSTNKRYQELARKQLQGTISPDEAAELAQWLAHDDGQFLEVPPAMAESRELHEKRLLGAIEQNIGWRRSARIRTFRTVATAAAVLLVAVLGWWLLKPSPSIPAAVPLAENSNNDRAPGGNRAVLTLGNGQRIVLDSASNGTLFNQGGIQCVKLDSGSLAYNMGGASDEVQIHTLSTPVGGQFRITLSDGTSVWLNAASTLRFPSSFSGQDRSVEITGEAYFEVARNEHMPFKVAFNGNSVEVLGTHFNVMAYADEAKSKVTLLEGSVAVSNLSGRHILKPGMQALVGNTITMSRANVEEAVAWKNGLFIFDNEDIHSIMRKLSRWYNIKPEYTGEMQGLTFSGTVSRYGNVSGVLNMLEMTESVRFGLKGTTIQVSR, translated from the coding sequence ATGCAAGACCATTCCACGAATAAACGTTATCAAGAACTGGCCCGAAAGCAATTGCAGGGCACGATCTCCCCTGATGAGGCTGCTGAGCTGGCCCAATGGCTGGCGCATGATGATGGGCAATTCCTGGAAGTGCCTCCTGCTATGGCTGAAAGCCGTGAGCTTCACGAGAAAAGATTGCTGGGTGCTATAGAGCAGAATATTGGCTGGAGAAGATCCGCCCGTATCCGCACTTTCAGGACGGTTGCAACTGCAGCTGCCGTATTGCTGGTAGCTGTTCTTGGCTGGTGGCTTTTAAAACCGTCTCCTTCCATCCCTGCTGCTGTTCCCCTCGCAGAAAATAGTAATAATGACCGTGCCCCCGGTGGCAACCGTGCTGTATTAACGCTTGGTAATGGCCAGCGCATTGTATTGGATAGTGCGTCTAACGGCACGCTTTTTAACCAGGGAGGAATACAGTGTGTGAAACTGGATAGCGGAAGCCTGGCCTATAATATGGGTGGCGCATCTGATGAAGTGCAGATACATACGCTTTCCACACCTGTAGGCGGACAGTTCAGGATCACGTTATCCGATGGTACCAGCGTTTGGCTGAATGCGGCTTCTACGCTTAGATTCCCTTCTTCTTTCAGCGGGCAGGACCGGTCTGTGGAAATTACCGGCGAGGCTTATTTTGAAGTGGCGCGCAACGAGCATATGCCTTTCAAAGTTGCTTTCAATGGTAACTCCGTTGAGGTACTGGGAACTCATTTCAATGTGATGGCTTATGCTGATGAAGCTAAAAGTAAAGTAACCCTCCTTGAAGGCAGTGTAGCTGTCAGTAATCTTTCAGGCCGGCATATCCTTAAACCCGGTATGCAGGCACTCGTTGGCAACACCATCACTATGAGCCGGGCTAATGTGGAAGAAGCTGTAGCCTGGAAGAATGGTCTTTTCATTTTTGATAATGAGGACATTCACAGCATCATGCGCAAACTCTCCCGCTGGTACAATATAAAGCCTGAATACACTGGTGAAATGCAGGGCTTAACTTTCTCCGGTACCGTGTCTCGTTACGGCAATGTTTCCGGAGTGCTCAATATGCTGGAAATGACTGAAAGCGTTCGTTTCGGACTGAAAGGTACTACTATACAAGTTTCTCGTTAA
- a CDS encoding RagB/SusD family nutrient uptake outer membrane protein translates to MKLKIFLLSIVCFIGQTACTDLDIPPMNVIQDKDVFTTEGGIRIYMARCYSELPFEDFRYSPTRGTNHFWIINPQPANTGEALSRDLNGSTTEGFNFWERAYPLIREANYFLQTLPTYAGNFQQADVNHWLGEARFIRAVTYMALVKRYGGVPIINKVLNYPEQSIEELKIPRASEQAVYDSIAADLDFAYNNMKASSESGRANKYAAAAFKSRAMLYAGSIAKYNQIQLFDGNQNRLVGIPANKANDYFKAAYDAAGLVDGHYSLYKKSWAAGDKQAQMQNYINLFFDATSPENILVKGYKYPETVHGYDAYNVPRQLMGGNGYSAEVNPTLNLVELYDGFPKNPDGTIQTLDAGGKYILYTNTLDLFANAEPRLRATVIVPGDIFKNESIEIYRGIYTGSTAGGISRLLPEGSTAPYPSVNIVSSPNAQQTPFTLPDGSKKNPAGRSGVFTADGTGAVSGFSVRKYLDPNRPTAEVLENRSDQTWIEMRYAEVLLNRAEAAYELHAAGQGGSYLQDAFSIINQIRERAGAVLLASAAALNTIDIVRNERRKELAFENKIWWDLKRWRILDKEQNGTVYRTLMAFYSAEAGKYFFDARLDERNSRYTFDTRWYYQDIPGSEISKSQNLIQNPGY, encoded by the coding sequence ATGAAACTGAAGATATTCTTGCTTTCCATCGTATGCTTCATTGGGCAAACAGCCTGCACCGATCTGGATATTCCACCCATGAACGTGATCCAGGATAAAGATGTGTTTACTACCGAGGGTGGTATCAGGATTTACATGGCCCGCTGCTACAGTGAACTGCCATTTGAAGATTTCCGGTATTCGCCCACAAGAGGTACCAATCACTTCTGGATCATCAATCCTCAACCTGCCAATACCGGTGAAGCATTGAGCCGTGACCTGAACGGTTCTACCACCGAGGGATTCAATTTTTGGGAACGCGCCTATCCGCTGATAAGGGAAGCAAATTATTTCCTGCAGACCCTGCCAACATATGCCGGTAACTTCCAGCAGGCGGATGTGAACCACTGGCTGGGAGAAGCCCGCTTTATCCGCGCAGTAACATATATGGCGCTTGTGAAAAGATATGGTGGTGTACCCATCATCAACAAAGTGTTGAACTACCCGGAACAAAGTATAGAGGAGCTGAAGATACCGAGGGCATCAGAACAGGCTGTGTACGATTCCATTGCGGCAGACCTTGATTTCGCCTATAACAACATGAAGGCTTCCAGTGAATCCGGGCGTGCTAATAAATATGCAGCAGCAGCTTTTAAATCACGCGCGATGTTGTATGCTGGTTCAATTGCGAAATATAACCAGATACAGTTGTTCGATGGTAATCAGAACAGGCTGGTAGGTATACCTGCTAACAAAGCAAATGATTATTTCAAAGCCGCCTATGATGCAGCAGGCCTTGTAGATGGTCATTACAGCCTGTACAAAAAAAGTTGGGCTGCCGGAGACAAACAGGCGCAGATGCAGAATTACATCAACCTGTTCTTTGATGCAACAAGCCCGGAGAACATCCTGGTAAAAGGATATAAATATCCTGAAACGGTACACGGCTATGATGCTTATAATGTTCCCCGACAGTTGATGGGTGGAAATGGCTATTCTGCTGAGGTGAATCCTACACTGAACCTGGTGGAGCTTTATGATGGTTTTCCAAAGAACCCTGACGGCACCATTCAAACGCTGGATGCCGGTGGGAAATATATCCTCTACACCAATACGCTGGACCTCTTTGCAAACGCAGAACCCAGGCTGCGTGCCACCGTGATTGTTCCGGGAGATATTTTTAAGAATGAGAGCATTGAGATCTATCGTGGTATTTATACAGGTAGTACAGCTGGTGGTATCAGCCGTTTATTGCCTGAAGGGTCTACTGCTCCTTATCCGTCCGTTAACATTGTATCTTCTCCCAACGCACAGCAAACGCCCTTCACATTACCTGATGGATCAAAGAAAAACCCTGCCGGCAGAAGTGGTGTATTTACGGCTGATGGAACAGGGGCTGTATCTGGTTTTTCTGTGAGGAAATACCTCGATCCGAACAGGCCTACTGCTGAAGTGTTGGAAAACCGTTCGGACCAAACCTGGATAGAAATGCGCTATGCAGAGGTATTACTGAACCGTGCAGAAGCTGCATATGAATTACATGCAGCAGGGCAGGGAGGCAGTTATCTGCAGGATGCGTTCAGCATTATCAACCAGATCCGCGAAAGGGCCGGCGCTGTATTATTAGCTTCTGCTGCTGCACTCAACACTATAGATATTGTTCGCAATGAAAGAAGAAAGGAACTGGCGTTTGAGAACAAGATCTGGTGGGACCTTAAGAGATGGCGTATCCTCGACAAGGAACAAAATGGTACCGTTTACCGTACACTGATGGCTTTCTACTCAGCAGAGGCCGGCAAATATTTCTTTGATGCGCGGCTGGACGAACGCAATTCACGTTATACGTTCGATACCAGGTGGTATTACCAGGATATCCCCGGCTCGGAGATCTCCAAAAGCCAGAACCTGATCCAGAACCCAGGCTATTAA